The nucleotide sequence AGCAGAGAGCGACTGAAGTCAATATCCAGTATAACAACATATATATCTTCCAATAGTTTCTCTACCCTAAAAGGAGAATAAGAAGCAttatcatacatcattttttaaatcaaaataccTGCGAATTTCCTCATCCCGAAGTTTAGCATCATACTCCTTGCTGGGTGGATATTTAGGCAAACTAGAAGGGTCGCAGGCAAGTGGTTTAGTTCTAAAGAACTGAAAAGTACAAGTTGAGGTTAGTGATCACAATATTATCAAATAGCATATAAGTCTATTTCAGAATATCAAAATGTAACTGGTAACCCTGACACTTGCATGTTTAAGGAAAGGACTCAATGATGAAATTCTTCTGAAACTTGATTGAGATTTGGCTACTTCAAAGACAGATATTTAGCCACATCATATATCTTAAAAGAATATTAAATAGTAGAGGTACTGGCCAAATTTTATTCTGATCATTATAATTGTAAATCATAACGAGAAGCTAAACAAattaaccacaatataaatcaacGAGAAATAGTACAAGTTAATAAACATCATCTCTCAGGTTCCTTAACATTTGCAAGGAAACAAATTTTTGGAAATAATAGAAGCAGTGAAAGTTTGTCACTGAAAATgtcccaaataaaaataaaatatgacaCCTTACATGAATGGTTATATCAATGAAATCAAAACTTACTTCACTTTCAAGGGCTGAAGCTGCTGTTCCACGATTTTCCGGTTCTATTGCAAGAAGGGTATCTAACAGAGTTAAAGCTGAAGGAGGAAAATCCTTGAATGTGTCTGCAAAACAGCGTTTATATTGGTGCTGAGGTTTGAAAATAGTTGCATGCGGCAACTTTGATTTCTTCCAGTACTCATCTGATGGTGATCCTAGGAGCTTGAAAATCTTGTGCAGTTGTTCCACCTGCACAGATTGATCCACCGTCATATCAGATGAGAAATCAAGCTATTAATTGGCAACCATCAGAACTATGTACAAATTTGAGAACCATAGCCAAATATAGGAATCCCAAGGAAAAAGGACAATTTGACTTATTATAAGAAACATGAGTTTTTGAAATCCAATCCAAcctattaaaaaattcaaaactGAAGTTCCTGAATCCTTAGTTTCATATATTCTTAAAAAAGATGCTTCTATTACCTATATAGAGAAAATTAACCACATCTTGTTAAAAAATATTCCAGTAGAAAATTTTCAGTACACATTGTTAGAAAACAGTTGAGACAGAAAATATTTAAGCCAAATAACAATAGGAGCAAGGAAAAGACCAGGCATTGGTGTCAATGGTAGTCATGGATTCAAGTCTCATCTGCATCACTCAATACAGCCTGGTGTCCGGTCCGAAAGCAACTATTAGCCGATGTTGGTATTACACAAAGATTTTGATTCTTGATGGTCATAATAGTAATAAATGGTAGATTAAAATGGTTAGATCAAGAGCTAACTGCGGCACAATGGAGCAATGAGCTGTGAGCTTTAGATTGTATGATTTGAAACATACTTTCTCAACTGTTGAACATCAAAAAGATTGAAGATATATATTAGTTTGCATCAGACATGGAAATTTATCGGTAAGTGACATCATGTAGATCACAAAACAATTACGCAAGCATGGAATGGTAGTTTCAGCATCAAGTTGAATATTTAGGAACCAACTTGATGATCTATTTGAAGTGGATCATCAAACCACATAGGAGCCCTCCACATTCAATTCACTTTATGCACATAATACATTTTTTTTAACCAGTTGCAGTCATTTCATGCATTTATACCTAAAGCAAATAATTTATACCTCTGTTCTACCAGGCATGATTGGTTTCCCTGCAAGCAACTCCGCAAGAATGCATCCAGAACTCCACAAATCAACAGCAACATCATATTCTGTAGCACCAAGCAAAAGCTCAGGGGGTCGGTACCACAGCGTTACTACTCGACTTGTCAATGGCTGTTTCTGATCAGGATTGAAAACTGTTGCTAGGCCAAAATCTGCTATCTTAAGAATGCCGTTGTTGTCAATCAGAAGATTTGAGCCCTTGATATCCCGATGCAGAACCCCTCGACTGTGGCAATGAGCAAGCCCTTCAAGAAGCTGTTGCATATAACACTTTACCTGAAATGGATATGAAGGTCATCAAATATAAGATTTGAGAAAAATCTAGCATGAAGTTGTCAAATATATAGAAAAGAAACCTGTGGTTCAGTGAACTTGGTACCCGGCCTTGCAGCAAGTCCAGCAAGATCATGCTCCATGTACTCAAAAACAAGATACAAGTTGCCTGACACTCGTGATGTAACTACACCTTCAAGCTTTATAACATTTGGGTGATCAAGTCGATGAAGAACGTTAATTTCTCTTGCCATAAAGCGAACACTTTCAGGATCCATATTAACAAATCGCACTTTCTTGAGTGCAACAATTTTACCAGTTACAAGATCACGGGCTCGGTACACATTGCTATAAGTTCCTTGTCCAATCTGCAAAAAGTGACGTATGTAGTGTGTACCATCATTCCAAATGGCCATATAAAACGTTATACAAGACTTCATTATATCACATTCTCTAACAGAGTATTATTGCAAAGAGCATTTGGGACACCCAGATTACTGTAAAAACTCATCATCTCTTATTACTTCATGATATAACCATCAGTTCTGAACAATTCTGTCGATCACATTGTCAATCATAATGCATATTCCccttttctctttaaaaaatatataatggtCCAATATTTACCACAACAATCAACAGCCACAATGTGTAATCGATGGAAATCAATGGTTGCATTCCAGTGAAGTGGAAAAGTTTGGAGCAACTTGTCATTTGCAGAACATTTAATACATCAACAAGCCTATAAAGTgaccttgaattcaaatgccaGTTCATCTTAAAAGAATTCTAATCTTCATTCAGAGATAATTTATTGGCATGGTAGTAGTTATAAGTGAAGCAAAGGAGGATTGTactaaaaaaatcttaaatcatTCGCATTCATCTTAAATTCGTCTATTGCTAGATTCTCTATATAGGTATATCATGTAGGAAAGTCTTAAGAGTTCCTTACTCAAAAGGCAGAATTTGATATGTTCTTATTTTCGTCATGAAAACCATGATAGATTGAAAAACCATGATAGATTGATACACTCTACCAGAAAACAGTTATTTGTTTACAAGGAACTCCAAATATTTTGACCAATTGCAACTTACAAGTTGTAGCTATTGGATCAAAGTTTCTCATAATTCCAGCATATAACGAAGTAGCTTGCAAAATTTCTTTACTGCAGCAGCATATTAACATTGTGATAATATTAGGATCATCAAAGATATAATGTTTAGTTTTATAATTCTCTCTCTGTTTATTTGCAAGGAAAATTAAACATAAAGCCATTTGAGAATTAAAAACGGTGATACAAACAAGAAAGTTATgtacatatgtaaaatataaaataataataatcacttaAGAGGAAGAAGTGTTTTAGAACCTTATCTAGTTTCTCAAATGAAGAAGCTCTCCGAGGTTGCCACCCATTTAGTGCTTCCCCAGCTGCAGCAATTAGCCATGAGGGCCAGCCTGCTGCAACATTCTCCCCAGGTAACCCATTCGGCACGTCAACAATTCCCAAGTTGGCTTCTGCCTCATTTGGCCCAGACACAACTTGTGAATTCTCTCTATTTGCCCCAGCAGCCGCAGTTACACGTCTCTGATGCCCCACGCTCTTCCGTATCCTATCGGCACAACCTGCAgctttcttcttcccttctccagtTGGCGGGGGCAGGGCGCTCACCACGTTATCTTGGGGCTTTGACACGGAGTTGGGTTTAGGGTTCCCGCTACTATCAACATTCGTTTTTCTTGCCGCAGAACCCTTTTTCTTCGAGAGCGTGACAAACCGCTTGAAGGACTTTCTTCGATTGGTCGCGCCGTCTCCACCCGGGCTGATGCCTTTGGGGCAAATGCAGCAGCCCATAAGCGGAAAAAAGGCACGGAGTATTCCTCTAATGGTGCCGACTCAATTGATTGACAGCACAAATGCATTTGGTCCGGGTGCGTTACCCAAAGATCACGTTGAATCTTTGTGCTAGTGTCAGGCTCTGATTACAATCTTCACCTGCATTCAACTCGAGGAAGTCCAAGAAATCCTAAAATCTCAACGATGCACCAAATCGCTCTGAAACCCAAAAAAACACCCTTCTTTTACTTGCCCTAAATCTTATAGCAGGATTCAATTCACGGGATCCTTCACAGCAGCATTCAACCTAAATCCAAACAATCTCAAGAACCCGTATATGAACAAGAAACTAAAAGCCCTGACAGCCAATCAGAAGATTTCGATCAAAAGATGCCGCCTTTCTAGGATAAATCAAGAACCGCGATTCAATTTAAAAAAACCTACAAGAAAACATCCAAATCTCATTCTTGAAAAGCGAAGATAGAAAACAAAGGAAATTAGAATAATAGatcttttctcttttcctttaCGAAAAatgaaggaggaagagaaagatagAATTCCAGAACGGAATCAAGAGATCGTAAGAGAAACTGAAGCGGGGAGGGTTTTGCGGATCCTCCCGAGCCCTAAAATCCCGCCGAACCAATGCAATTTCTCCCCTTATCTCTTATTTTTCCTCTCCCTTTTTTTCCCTCAAAAGCTCGCTCGGTGAGGCAAGTGATTCACTTTCGGCAGCTTACCAAACATTTTACCCGTGCGATGACTGGGCAATACCAGAGCAAAGCACCTTCGGGTCCCATCTTCGATGATAGGTGTAAGGAGAGGAGTGCCTCTCCCAGTTCGCGCGCCAACTACCGCCGCGATGCTGATCCCGGGGCCGTTCGTTTCGTTCGTGTTAGGAAGGGGAAGCAGTTTGAGTGCAACGGTCGAGCGTGGAACCGGTTTGCTGCGTGATTTCGTGTACTGCGGTACATCTTACCACCAGATACGTCAATCTCGTTAGTTCAATGCTCTTTGCAGGAACTAAAATATTATCGATCATCAATAATTAATTTACTTAAGAGAATTTATTACATATCTAATTTAACTATACTCTCATGTCTTCTCCTAATATTACGAAAAATAGATCTCATATACTCAATTTTAATCAtacttaatctaaaatatttatttttaagaatTATTTCTCTAATCCTTAAAATTAATTTTACTTCAACTCTCATAAAATAAGATAGTATTATTAAGAGGTGCCTCACTTCCGGTTTGCTAAAATGcccaaaaaacaaaataaaaaatccttAACCGATGCAATGAACCTCCATTTTAGATAGATGAACTGAATGGATTCATCCTCCATGAAGcagtttaatttttttatcatgcttCTCTCCTCAACTATCACTTGTTGATctcgtcttcttctctttctttaagTTACGGtagcttttctctttctctttacctctctctctctcacataaaTTTAGAGTCAGTAAATCCttaaaattagttaaaaaaaattaaaatatataaatttactaATGATGAGTTATCACCAATATGTGACGAAAGTTTAAGGAACGTGAAATAATTTTGTGAATAGTATAACCATATTAATTTACCATTATAACTTCAAAATTGGAATACGTCAATGTTTATTTGTTAGTAAATTTATTGCATAAAATAATGACtccatcaaaattttaatttgtcggATGATTTTAGTATTTTTCATTTGATTCCATGACGGAGCCTCTGCATTTATTATCCGTCATGGAATCAAATGAAAATATACTAAAATCATccgacaaattaaaattttgatggaGCTTCATAGTAAGTGTCCGCTGTGCCCCCGACACTTCACCAATATCCAATCCCAAGTCCTCCAAAAACTATGTAATAAATGGAAAATAATGAGGGCATTCGTGTCCGATCACTATATTTGTGACGCCCCGGTTAATTCCCTACTTTGTGTTAACAC is from Musa acuminata AAA Group cultivar baxijiao chromosome BXJ1-6, Cavendish_Baxijiao_AAA, whole genome shotgun sequence and encodes:
- the LOC103989839 gene encoding probable serine/threonine-protein kinase At1g54610; this translates as MGCCICPKGISPGGDGATNRRKSFKRFVTLSKKKGSAARKTNVDSSGNPKPNSVSKPQDNVVSALPPPTGEGKKKAAGCADRIRKSVGHQRRVTAAAGANRENSQVVSGPNEAEANLGIVDVPNGLPGENVAAGWPSWLIAAAGEALNGWQPRRASSFEKLDKIGQGTYSNVYRARDLVTGKIVALKKVRFVNMDPESVRFMAREINVLHRLDHPNVIKLEGVVTSRVSGNLYLVFEYMEHDLAGLAARPGTKFTEPQVKCYMQQLLEGLAHCHSRGVLHRDIKGSNLLIDNNGILKIADFGLATVFNPDQKQPLTSRVVTLWYRPPELLLGATEYDVAVDLWSSGCILAELLAGKPIMPGRTEVEQLHKIFKLLGSPSDEYWKKSKLPHATIFKPQHQYKRCFADTFKDFPPSALTLLDTLLAIEPENRGTAASALESEFFRTKPLACDPSSLPKYPPSKEYDAKLRDEEIRRQRAEATKGWSETARPGRRETKGMAMPDANMELQKQQAQAYNAQDAERRSGFPIDSAVGTAQNGFYQLGVHPGGYGTTLTKKVNQEEMRVPGPSKSSARVSNDSQLQKQRSYIHLSGADGIPGSVAARTTANSRYNRLDVTESSDKHILDRAASTHKKDDRTVSKESTIVYGTRNKKIQYSGPLMPPGGNVEDMLKEHERQIQQAVRKARIDKVKTKKNF